Proteins encoded within one genomic window of Streptomyces sp. NBC_01314:
- a CDS encoding ABC transporter permease: MTATDLSVVPARTAVHKVTGRRVLRSEWAKFWSLRSSWITLGVALVLLVLFGAIAAYTYSPGVIADGPPGANSGNIDAVSLALTGVTFASLAVGVLGVLLSAGEYSTGMIRSTLAAVPRRLPVLWSKSAVIGMIALVLTTVGALTAFLLGGPGLDGEKISLSLGDDGVLRSLAGAGVYLGLVAVFGVALGVLLRSSAGAIAALVGILLILPGLATLLPDSWYDAITPYFPSNAGSAVYSLTGSADSLSPGQGLAVFAGWVALTLAGAAYRLVRTDA, encoded by the coding sequence ATGACCGCCACCGATCTCTCCGTGGTCCCCGCCCGCACCGCGGTGCACAAGGTGACGGGCCGCCGGGTGCTGCGCTCGGAGTGGGCCAAGTTCTGGTCGCTGCGCTCCAGTTGGATCACCCTCGGAGTGGCCCTGGTGCTGCTGGTCCTCTTCGGGGCCATCGCCGCCTACACGTACAGCCCCGGCGTCATCGCCGACGGGCCGCCCGGAGCGAACTCCGGCAACATCGACGCGGTCAGTCTGGCGCTGACCGGCGTGACCTTCGCGTCCCTGGCGGTGGGCGTCCTCGGGGTGCTGCTGTCGGCCGGCGAGTACAGCACCGGGATGATCCGGTCCACGCTCGCCGCGGTGCCGCGGCGGCTGCCGGTGCTGTGGTCCAAGAGCGCCGTGATCGGCATGATCGCGCTGGTCCTCACCACGGTCGGCGCGCTGACCGCGTTCCTGCTGGGCGGTCCCGGCCTGGACGGGGAGAAGATCTCCCTGTCGCTCGGCGACGACGGGGTGCTGCGCAGCCTGGCCGGTGCCGGTGTCTACCTCGGTCTGGTCGCCGTGTTCGGGGTGGCGCTCGGCGTGCTGCTCCGCTCCTCCGCCGGAGCCATCGCGGCCCTGGTCGGCATCCTGCTCATCCTCCCCGGCCTGGCCACGCTGCTGCCGGACTCCTGGTACGACGCGATCACCCCCTACTTCCCCAGCAACGCGGGGTCGGCGGTCTACTCCCTCACCGGGTCCGCGGACTCCCTCTCACCCGGACAGGGCCTCGCGGTCTTCGCCGGCTGGGTGGCCCTGACCCTGGCGGGGGCGGCGTACCGACTGGTGCGCACCGACGCCTGA
- a CDS encoding ATP-binding protein, with product MATEPRRDDKLPSEEIYDGHAAFGGELGDVTGARTAAEGFLSILARTSPPAAVEHFDDILLVVTELAANAVQYAPGHFELTMRRTLDGVHVTLGDTSTMSPAPRPFSPSKGGGGIGWHLIHTLCDEVSVVVHDHGKDVHVFLPW from the coding sequence TTGGCAACAGAACCACGTAGGGACGACAAGCTGCCTTCCGAGGAGATCTACGACGGTCACGCCGCCTTCGGCGGAGAGCTCGGCGACGTGACCGGGGCCCGCACGGCCGCCGAGGGGTTCCTGAGCATCCTCGCGCGCACCTCACCGCCGGCGGCGGTCGAGCATTTTGACGACATCCTGCTGGTGGTCACGGAGCTGGCCGCCAACGCGGTGCAGTACGCTCCGGGGCACTTCGAGCTGACGATGCGGCGCACGCTCGACGGGGTCCATGTGACGCTGGGGGACACGAGCACGATGTCGCCGGCGCCGCGCCCCTTCAGCCCCAGCAAGGGCGGCGGCGGTATCGGCTGGCATCTGATCCACACGCTGTGCGACGAGGTGAGCGTGGTGGTGCACGACCACGGCAAGGACGTGCACGTCTTCCTGCCCTGGTAG
- a CDS encoding GNAT family N-acetyltransferase: protein MTVHQVSEFLQLTRPEEVAPGLREEIVGCWEVVANAGGAVLATEFPPLPVSAHDVGPVVDSLVHGLHPGHGRLLVATVGGSLAGWLIVRREPHPLGAHCGTVNHVQTHPRFRGLGIGTALMHRVHDIARDEMGLERLSLSTRGGVGLEEFYRKVGWVEVGRWPGALRIAPGDDRDAILMSLALRTA from the coding sequence ATGACGGTGCATCAAGTCTCGGAGTTCCTGCAGTTGACCAGACCCGAGGAGGTCGCCCCGGGGCTCAGAGAGGAGATCGTCGGCTGCTGGGAGGTCGTGGCGAACGCCGGTGGCGCGGTCCTCGCCACCGAGTTCCCGCCCCTGCCGGTGAGCGCACACGACGTGGGTCCCGTGGTGGACTCGCTCGTCCACGGGCTTCACCCCGGGCACGGCAGACTGCTCGTCGCCACCGTCGGCGGCTCACTCGCCGGCTGGCTGATCGTCCGCCGGGAGCCGCATCCGCTCGGCGCGCACTGCGGCACGGTCAACCACGTCCAGACGCATCCGCGCTTCCGCGGCCTGGGGATCGGCACCGCTCTGATGCACCGCGTCCATGACATCGCCCGGGACGAGATGGGCCTGGAGCGGCTCTCGCTCTCCACCCGGGGCGGCGTGGGCCTGGAGGAGTTCTACCGCAAGGTGGGCTGGGTGGAGGTCGGCCGCTGGCCCGGCGCGTTGCGGATCGCCCCGGGCGACGACCGGGACGCGATCCTGATGAGCCTCGCCCTGCGAACCGCTTGA
- a CDS encoding glutamate--cysteine ligase gives MRTVGVEEELLLVDPETGAPQARAAAVLARAAQEGAGQDVFEKELHDEQVEFATHPQSSMADLGAEIIRCRKDAARHAEGLGSAVVALATSPLPVSPTITMNSRYLWMAREFGLHTQVQLVCGCHVHVSVESDEEGVAVLDRIRPWLPVLRALSANSPFWQGRDSRYASYRSQVWGMWPMAGPTDVFGSAERYHQYVSNLIATEVVRDEGMIYFDARLSHRYPTVEIRVADVCLHPDTAVLVAALARGLVETAAREWRAGLEPLAHSAGLLRLAAWRAARSGMSGNLLDPVTMRPRPAVEVIHALLDHVGEALVGNGDADLARAAVAELVRRGNGARVQCEVMERTGSLREVVTACVRHTQA, from the coding sequence GTGCGTACCGTCGGAGTGGAAGAGGAACTCCTGCTGGTCGACCCCGAGACCGGCGCGCCACAGGCGCGGGCCGCGGCGGTGCTCGCACGGGCAGCGCAGGAGGGGGCGGGGCAGGACGTGTTCGAGAAGGAGCTCCACGACGAGCAGGTGGAGTTCGCCACGCATCCGCAGTCGTCGATGGCCGACCTCGGGGCCGAGATCATCCGCTGCCGCAAGGACGCGGCGCGCCATGCGGAGGGGCTGGGCAGCGCGGTCGTCGCGCTGGCCACGTCGCCGTTGCCGGTGAGCCCGACGATCACCATGAACAGCAGGTATCTGTGGATGGCACGAGAGTTCGGCCTGCATACACAGGTGCAGCTCGTCTGCGGCTGCCATGTGCATGTGTCCGTCGAGTCCGACGAGGAGGGCGTCGCCGTCCTGGACCGTATCCGGCCGTGGCTGCCGGTCCTGAGGGCCCTGAGCGCGAACTCGCCCTTCTGGCAGGGCCGCGACAGCCGGTACGCCAGCTACCGCAGCCAGGTGTGGGGCATGTGGCCGATGGCCGGGCCGACGGACGTCTTCGGTTCGGCGGAGCGGTACCACCAGTACGTATCGAACCTGATCGCCACGGAGGTCGTACGCGACGAGGGCATGATCTACTTCGACGCGCGGCTGTCCCACCGGTATCCGACCGTCGAGATCCGGGTCGCGGACGTCTGTCTGCACCCCGACACCGCGGTTCTCGTCGCCGCCCTCGCCCGGGGGCTCGTGGAGACAGCGGCGCGTGAGTGGCGGGCCGGTCTGGAGCCTCTCGCACACAGTGCGGGACTGCTGCGGCTGGCCGCCTGGCGGGCCGCCCGCTCCGGTATGTCGGGGAACCTCCTGGACCCCGTCACGATGCGGCCCCGGCCCGCCGTCGAGGTGATCCACGCGCTGCTCGACCACGTCGGGGAAGCCCTCGTTGGCAACGGCGACGCCGACCTGGCCCGTGCGGCCGTCGCGGAGCTGGTGAGGCGTGGCAACGGGGCCCGGGTGCAGTGCGAGGTGATGGAGCGTACGGGGAGCCTGCGCGAGGTCGTCACGGCGTGCGTACGGCACACCCAGGCATGA
- the rox gene encoding rifampin monooxygenase yields the protein MTDVTGATDVIVVGGGPTGLMLASELRLAGVSTVVLERLTEPTGESRGQGLHARSVEIMDQRGLLDRFLAVSEKFRVGGLFGGVMKPWPDTLDTAHAYGVATPQPVTERLLHERAVELGADIRRGSELVGLSQDENGVTAELADGSRLRARYLVGCDGGRSTVRKLLGVAFPGEPATVETLLGDMEATEDQATIAAVVEEVRKTQLRFGLAPLGDGNYRVLVPAEGVSEDRTTAPTLDEFRQQLRAYAGTDFGVHSPRWLSRFGDATRQAERYRVGRVLLAGDAAHIHPPTGGQGLNLGVQDAFNLGWKLAAAVGGWAPEGLLDSYHTERHPVAARVLVNTRAQITLLGSDPGPTALRELFSKLMDFEEVNRYVTGMITAVDVRYDFGEGHDLLGRRMRDVRLKRGRLYELMHHGRGLLLDRTGRLSVEGWADRVDHVVDPAEDLDVPAVLLRPDGHVAWVGEDQRELLGRLPQWFGAATG from the coding sequence ATGACCGACGTGACCGGTGCGACCGACGTGATCGTGGTCGGCGGCGGGCCGACCGGGTTGATGCTGGCGAGCGAGCTGAGGCTGGCCGGGGTGAGCACGGTCGTGCTGGAGAGGCTGACCGAGCCGACCGGGGAGTCCCGAGGGCAGGGTCTGCACGCGCGCAGTGTCGAGATCATGGACCAGCGTGGCCTGCTGGACCGGTTCCTCGCGGTCAGTGAGAAGTTCCGGGTCGGAGGTCTCTTCGGCGGTGTCATGAAACCCTGGCCGGACACCCTGGACACAGCTCACGCGTACGGCGTGGCCACCCCGCAGCCGGTCACCGAGCGCCTGCTCCACGAGCGCGCCGTCGAACTCGGCGCCGATATCCGGCGCGGCAGCGAACTGGTCGGGCTGAGCCAGGACGAGAACGGTGTGACCGCCGAGCTGGCGGACGGCTCGCGGCTGCGCGCCCGCTATCTCGTCGGCTGCGACGGCGGCCGCAGTACGGTGCGCAAACTCCTCGGCGTCGCTTTCCCCGGCGAGCCCGCCACGGTCGAGACGCTGCTGGGGGACATGGAAGCGACCGAGGACCAGGCGACGATCGCCGCTGTCGTCGAGGAGGTCCGCAAGACCCAACTGCGGTTCGGCCTCGCCCCTCTCGGCGACGGGAACTACCGCGTCCTCGTACCGGCCGAGGGCGTGTCCGAGGACCGTACGACCGCACCGACACTGGACGAGTTCAGGCAGCAGCTGCGGGCCTACGCGGGCACCGACTTCGGGGTGCACTCACCGCGCTGGCTGTCCCGGTTCGGCGACGCCACCCGGCAGGCCGAGCGCTACCGGGTCGGCCGGGTGCTGCTGGCCGGCGACGCGGCGCACATCCACCCGCCGACCGGCGGACAGGGGCTCAACCTCGGTGTGCAGGACGCGTTCAACCTCGGCTGGAAACTGGCCGCCGCGGTCGGCGGCTGGGCGCCGGAGGGACTGTTGGACAGCTACCACACCGAGCGGCACCCGGTGGCCGCCCGCGTGCTGGTCAACACCCGCGCGCAGATCACCCTGCTCGGGTCCGATCCGGGGCCGACCGCGCTGCGGGAACTGTTCTCGAAGCTGATGGACTTCGAGGAGGTGAACCGGTACGTGACCGGGATGATCACCGCGGTCGACGTCCGCTACGACTTCGGCGAGGGCCACGACCTGCTCGGCCGCCGCATGCGGGACGTGCGGCTGAAGCGGGGGCGCCTCTACGAGTTGATGCACCACGGCCGTGGCCTGCTGCTCGACCGGACCGGCCGGCTCTCGGTGGAGGGCTGGGCGGACCGGGTCGACCACGTCGTCGATCCCGCCGAGGACCTGGACGTGCCCGCGGTGCTGCTGCGACCCGACGGTCACGTGGCATGGGTGGGTGAGGACCAGCGGGAACTGCTCGGGCGGCTTCCGCAGTGGTTCGGAGCCGCCACCGGCTGA
- a CDS encoding response regulator, whose translation MTTVLIADDQPLQRLGFRMLLQGTPGLTPVGEAEHGAEAVRLTARLRPDVVLMDIRMPGMDGLEATRRIVASGGRSRVLIVTTFDLDEYAYEGLRSGASGFLLKDARPEELVAGIHAVATGDAVVAPSLTRRLLDAYAHQVLAPTGTPLPADPRLGTLSDREHEVLVAIGQGWTNAEIAERLVLTESTVKKHVGRVLAKIGARDRIQAVIMAYDAGLVRAKP comes from the coding sequence ATGACCACCGTGCTGATCGCCGACGACCAGCCGCTGCAACGCCTCGGCTTCCGCATGCTCCTCCAGGGCACCCCCGGCCTCACTCCGGTCGGCGAGGCCGAGCACGGCGCCGAAGCCGTCCGGCTCACCGCGCGGCTACGCCCCGACGTCGTCCTCATGGACATCCGCATGCCCGGGATGGACGGGCTGGAGGCGACCCGCCGGATCGTCGCCTCCGGGGGCCGCAGCCGCGTCCTCATCGTGACCACCTTCGACCTCGACGAATACGCGTACGAAGGGCTGCGGTCCGGCGCCAGCGGTTTCCTCCTCAAGGACGCGCGCCCCGAGGAACTCGTCGCCGGCATCCACGCGGTCGCCACCGGGGACGCCGTCGTGGCCCCCAGCCTCACCCGGCGGCTCCTGGACGCCTACGCCCACCAGGTGCTCGCCCCCACCGGCACCCCTCTCCCGGCCGACCCCCGGCTGGGGACCCTCAGCGACCGCGAACACGAGGTGCTGGTCGCCATCGGCCAGGGCTGGACCAACGCGGAGATCGCCGAACGGCTCGTCCTCACCGAATCCACCGTGAAGAAGCACGTCGGCCGCGTCCTCGCCAAGATCGGCGCCCGCGACCGCATCCAGGCCGTGATCATGGCGTACGACGCGGGGCTGGTCAGGGCGAAGCCGTAG
- a CDS encoding SpoIIE family protein phosphatase, which produces MSAWSPDHLDRQPPGTAVRSPDGLPDLLHAGMYVVDDNGSIVSVNARAEALLGRTADELVGRDAHELLHRDHLGQTLPRASCSMMQAFLSGRTGGGDREWFRRGDATPLPVTWLVTPCRIDDGATGAAVLFYECGSGSEALPPAAESPTLSQLERLALLAETTTRLTSTLDSDEAVARLVRLVVPRLADWAIVDLITESDDVWRTTVATHHDGVVVRREDLEGPLPPVHEESFMPLSRALRGAASALAGPETYQGPPDSGITVAQQRLFQVTGLRSAAIAPIRGPRAVLGALTLGLSDRPGSFTGAELSLLEDIARRAGLALENARLYQRQRHIAETMQRHLLPQMPEVPGLRMAARYESASESSQVGGDWYDVFSLSDGATAVAIGDVVGHNIDAAAGMAQVRNMLRAYAWALEEPPSAIVERLDQAVVNVAEASMATLVFGRVEQSEDGWMLRWTNAGHPPPLLITHDGRSRFLDEEHDHLLGTGLIRARTDTLTALPPLSTLVLYTDGLIESPGHTLDRGLARLRQHAAALAHRPLHVFCDLLLERARPVGNDDDVALLVFRTPAEVGEADDR; this is translated from the coding sequence ATGAGCGCGTGGAGTCCGGATCACCTCGATCGGCAGCCGCCCGGTACGGCTGTACGGTCGCCGGACGGGCTGCCGGATCTCCTGCACGCCGGCATGTACGTGGTGGACGACAACGGCTCCATCGTCTCGGTGAACGCCCGCGCGGAGGCCCTGCTCGGCCGCACGGCCGACGAACTCGTCGGCCGCGACGCCCACGAACTGCTGCACCGCGACCACCTCGGACAGACACTGCCCCGGGCGTCGTGCTCGATGATGCAGGCGTTCCTCAGTGGCCGTACGGGCGGCGGGGACCGCGAGTGGTTCCGGCGCGGCGACGCCACGCCGCTGCCGGTGACCTGGCTGGTCACACCCTGCCGGATCGACGACGGCGCGACCGGCGCGGCCGTCCTGTTCTACGAGTGCGGCTCGGGGAGCGAGGCGCTCCCCCCGGCCGCCGAGTCGCCGACACTGTCGCAGCTGGAGCGGCTGGCGCTGCTCGCCGAGACGACGACCCGGCTGACCTCCACGCTGGACTCCGACGAGGCGGTCGCGCGCCTGGTCCGGCTGGTGGTGCCGCGGCTGGCGGACTGGGCCATCGTGGACCTGATCACCGAGAGCGACGACGTCTGGCGGACCACGGTGGCGACCCACCACGACGGTGTAGTGGTGCGGCGCGAGGATCTGGAGGGCCCGCTGCCCCCGGTGCACGAGGAGTCGTTCATGCCGCTGTCCCGGGCCCTGCGCGGGGCGGCGTCGGCACTGGCCGGGCCGGAGACCTACCAGGGGCCGCCCGATTCGGGGATCACGGTCGCGCAGCAGAGGCTGTTCCAGGTGACGGGTCTGCGCTCGGCGGCGATCGCGCCCATCCGCGGGCCGCGCGCGGTGCTCGGCGCCCTCACGCTGGGCCTCAGCGACCGGCCGGGGTCCTTCACCGGCGCCGAGCTGTCCCTGCTGGAGGACATCGCCCGCCGGGCCGGGCTGGCGCTGGAGAACGCGCGCCTGTACCAGCGTCAGCGGCACATCGCGGAGACCATGCAGCGCCATCTGCTGCCCCAGATGCCGGAGGTACCGGGTCTGCGGATGGCGGCGCGCTACGAGTCGGCGTCGGAGTCCTCGCAGGTCGGCGGCGACTGGTACGACGTGTTCTCGCTGTCGGACGGGGCCACGGCGGTGGCCATCGGGGACGTCGTCGGGCACAACATCGACGCGGCGGCGGGGATGGCGCAGGTCCGCAACATGCTCCGGGCCTACGCCTGGGCCCTGGAGGAGCCGCCGAGCGCGATCGTGGAGCGGCTGGACCAGGCCGTGGTGAACGTGGCCGAGGCGTCCATGGCGACCCTGGTCTTCGGCCGGGTCGAGCAGAGCGAGGACGGGTGGATGCTGCGGTGGACCAACGCCGGGCATCCGCCCCCGCTGCTGATCACCCATGACGGCCGGTCCCGGTTCCTGGACGAGGAGCACGACCATCTGCTCGGCACGGGCCTGATACGGGCGCGTACCGACACGCTCACCGCGCTCCCGCCGCTGTCCACGCTCGTGCTGTACACGGATGGTCTGATCGAGTCGCCGGGGCACACCCTCGACCGGGGCCTGGCCCGGCTGCGCCAGCACGCGGCGGCGCTCGCCCACCGGCCCCTGCACGTGTTCTGCGACCTGCTGCTGGAGCGTGCCCGTCCCGTCGGCAACGACGACGACGTCGCCCTGCTGGTCTTCAGGACCCCGGCCGAGGTCGGTGAGGCGGATGACCGGTAG
- a CDS encoding trans-aconitate 2-methyltransferase, whose translation MDVSTATAARWVERWERQQQRYAVDREERFEVIADLVEHVTRDCPAPLVVDLGSGPGCLAARLAGRLPTAEVLAVDADPLLLELGSAHYGSALRYVRTLIGAPGWLDTPGLARPADAVVSTTALHCLGADTLRRVYRELAGLLRPGGILINGDHISPDSTKVSELAIDIGRRRAARSAASLTEDWDSWWSSAATDPELAPLLSRRDDGGRPRCEGNDLTLSGHVALLRDAGFEHVGAVWQVGPSHVLAAVR comes from the coding sequence ATGGATGTGAGCACGGCGACGGCGGCGCGATGGGTGGAGCGCTGGGAACGTCAGCAGCAGCGGTACGCGGTCGACCGCGAGGAGCGGTTCGAGGTCATCGCGGACCTGGTCGAGCATGTGACGCGCGACTGCCCCGCGCCCCTCGTCGTCGACCTGGGAAGCGGCCCCGGATGCCTGGCGGCGCGGCTCGCCGGCCGTCTGCCCACGGCCGAGGTGCTCGCCGTGGACGCGGACCCGCTCCTCCTGGAACTCGGCAGCGCCCACTACGGCAGCGCCCTGCGGTACGTCAGGACCCTGATCGGCGCACCCGGCTGGCTCGACACCCCCGGCCTGGCACGCCCCGCGGACGCGGTGGTGTCGACCACCGCCCTGCACTGCCTGGGCGCGGACACCCTGCGCCGGGTCTACCGGGAACTCGCCGGGCTGCTGCGCCCCGGCGGCATCCTGATCAACGGGGACCACATCAGCCCGGACTCCACGAAGGTGTCCGAGCTCGCGATCGACATCGGCCGCCGCCGAGCCGCCCGGAGCGCCGCGTCCCTCACCGAGGACTGGGATTCCTGGTGGTCGAGCGCGGCCACCGACCCGGAGCTGGCCCCTCTCCTCTCACGAAGGGACGACGGCGGGCGCCCCCGCTGCGAGGGCAACGATCTCACCCTGTCCGGCCATGTCGCGCTGTTGCGTGACGCGGGCTTCGAGCATGTCGGAGCGGTCTGGCAGGTGGGACCCAGCCACGTCCTGGCCGCCGTGCGGTGA
- a CDS encoding Y4yA family PLP-dependent enzyme, producing the protein MEPRLESRTAALLDSAPLLHTLVDALGSPLNVLLPDQIADNVRRFRSVLDRHRLAGRIFFAHKANRAGSLVRRLTTTEAALDAASLGELQHALGAGFAGSRIMATGPKDPKFLWLVARSGASLNADGPAELEQAAGLVRAHGLPRVRVLLRLSGFETSGTRKLSRRSRFGTPVKSLHHVLDALERHGDQLEPIGVGYHLDTTSLDEKAAALEGCLRAMEDLRIRGFQPRAIGGGFGVSYLAHAAQWERYTTELTGAVMGSRPPLTRGGHGYGLRAENGTLKGALSLPAHRPTAAAYLDELLSRPAPSLGRPLGTLLLEGFSHGFMVRADGHCQAGRGAEEESVRVSLHVHNTPQEIDQLLSALASLQ; encoded by the coding sequence CTGGAACCACGGCTGGAGTCGCGCACAGCGGCCCTCCTGGACTCGGCACCGCTCCTGCACACCCTCGTGGACGCCCTCGGCTCCCCGCTGAACGTCCTCCTGCCGGACCAGATCGCCGACAACGTACGGCGCTTCCGTTCGGTCCTCGACCGGCACCGGCTGGCCGGGCGGATCTTCTTCGCCCACAAGGCGAACCGTGCCGGCTCCCTCGTACGCCGGCTCACCACGACGGAAGCGGCCCTCGACGCAGCGTCGCTCGGCGAACTGCAACACGCTCTGGGAGCCGGGTTCGCGGGATCCCGGATCATGGCGACCGGTCCCAAGGACCCGAAGTTCCTCTGGCTCGTCGCGCGCAGCGGGGCGAGCCTCAACGCCGACGGTCCCGCCGAGCTGGAGCAGGCGGCGGGCCTCGTCCGCGCCCACGGACTTCCGCGCGTCCGCGTGCTGTTACGCCTGTCCGGCTTCGAGACGTCCGGAACCAGGAAACTCTCGCGCCGGAGCCGCTTCGGTACACCGGTGAAGTCCCTGCACCACGTGCTCGACGCCCTCGAACGGCACGGGGACCAGCTGGAGCCGATCGGTGTCGGCTATCACCTCGACACCACGAGCCTCGACGAGAAGGCGGCGGCGCTCGAAGGATGCCTCCGGGCCATGGAGGACTTACGGATCCGTGGTTTCCAGCCGCGCGCCATCGGCGGCGGCTTCGGCGTCAGCTACCTGGCGCACGCGGCCCAGTGGGAGCGCTACACCACCGAGCTGACCGGCGCCGTCATGGGCAGCCGCCCGCCCCTGACCCGGGGCGGCCACGGCTACGGTCTGCGGGCAGAGAACGGCACGCTCAAGGGCGCGCTGAGCCTCCCGGCCCATCGGCCGACGGCCGCCGCCTATCTCGACGAACTGCTCTCCCGCCCCGCGCCGAGCCTGGGACGCCCCCTGGGCACCCTGCTGCTGGAAGGGTTCAGCCACGGGTTCATGGTGCGGGCGGACGGCCACTGCCAGGCGGGCCGCGGGGCGGAGGAGGAATCGGTGCGGGTGAGTCTGCACGTGCACAACACCCCGCAGGAGATCGACCAGTTGCTCTCCGCTCTCGCTTCTCTGCAATGA
- a CDS encoding ATP-binding protein has translation MNHDTAPAEGPSARPLRPPAAITTAAAARQYVREFVGERWRSAVGPPAEQSMIDLILVVSELVTNAVRHGGGVAAFDVALTPEGVRLNVRDHSAAVPVCLHGLGVPPRAHEGNGYGWPLINRLSSEVDVERRAAGGKTISVLVPLARPLAPDASPLSPGRAGT, from the coding sequence GTGAACCACGACACCGCTCCCGCCGAGGGACCGTCCGCCCGGCCGTTGCGGCCGCCGGCCGCGATCACCACCGCGGCGGCGGCCCGCCAGTACGTGCGGGAGTTCGTGGGGGAGCGGTGGCGTTCCGCGGTCGGACCGCCGGCCGAACAGTCGATGATCGATCTCATTCTCGTCGTGTCCGAACTGGTCACGAACGCGGTCCGGCACGGTGGCGGCGTCGCCGCGTTCGACGTCGCGCTCACCCCTGAGGGTGTGCGGCTGAACGTGCGGGACCACAGCGCCGCCGTGCCCGTGTGCCTCCACGGGCTCGGCGTGCCGCCGCGCGCCCACGAGGGCAACGGATACGGATGGCCGCTGATCAACCGCCTGTCCAGCGAGGTCGACGTCGAGCGCCGCGCGGCCGGCGGAAAGACGATCAGCGTGCTGGTGCCGCTGGCCCGACCCCTCGCCCCTGACGCCTCGCCCCTGAGCCCTGGCAGGGCAGGAACCTGA
- a CDS encoding sensor histidine kinase gives MSPHRASPAAETAPGTALPPSPGFDAAWHPVLGRMLHGQHRRQLLDRRHPWLLDTAVVLVVALLSLPDLLTHGGDGGPFGETAYRTDLPAAVPFVLAAALITPLWWRRRAPAVTYFVIAVVSLVQWSLDVWQQAGVSMLVALYSLALHGSLRALGWAVAVTVGELALAVWLLGQVEHPLLGLFFLLGTAMASVTLGLTLRIRRMYLVTLEDRATRLEVERDQRVRLTAAAERARVAREMHDIVGHNLSVMVGLADGAATLAAHNNEESAEALRLLGDTGRQAMGELRRVLGVLREGQDDERLLGPQPGIRDLDPLLARVRAAGLPVTYRTVGDLGALGSGVQLTVYRIVQEALTNTLKHAGTGSAAEVGVSAEAATVRVRVADTGAATGSPGRAGPGPGTDGPGHGLVGVRQRAAMYGGTVTIGPRDTGHGWIVDVLLDVPPGPPVLSASGDHLP, from the coding sequence ATGAGTCCGCACCGCGCGTCACCCGCCGCGGAGACCGCCCCGGGTACGGCACTCCCGCCGTCCCCGGGGTTCGACGCCGCCTGGCACCCGGTCCTGGGCCGCATGCTGCACGGACAGCACCGACGGCAGCTGCTGGACCGGCGGCACCCCTGGCTGCTCGACACCGCGGTGGTGCTGGTCGTGGCCCTGCTCAGCCTGCCCGACCTCCTCACCCACGGCGGCGACGGCGGCCCGTTCGGGGAGACCGCGTACCGCACCGACCTGCCCGCCGCCGTCCCGTTCGTCCTCGCGGCCGCGCTGATCACCCCGCTGTGGTGGCGGCGCCGGGCCCCGGCCGTCACCTACTTCGTGATCGCGGTGGTCTCCCTCGTCCAGTGGTCGCTGGACGTGTGGCAGCAGGCCGGTGTCAGCATGCTCGTCGCCCTGTACAGCCTGGCCCTGCACGGCTCCCTGCGGGCGCTGGGCTGGGCCGTGGCGGTGACCGTCGGTGAACTGGCCCTCGCGGTCTGGCTCCTGGGACAGGTGGAGCATCCGCTGCTCGGGCTCTTCTTCCTGCTGGGCACAGCCATGGCGTCCGTCACCCTCGGCCTCACCCTCCGCATCCGCCGGATGTACCTGGTGACGCTGGAGGACCGGGCCACCCGCCTGGAGGTCGAACGCGACCAGCGCGTCCGGCTCACGGCCGCCGCCGAGCGCGCCCGGGTGGCCCGCGAGATGCACGACATCGTCGGCCACAACCTGTCCGTCATGGTCGGCCTCGCCGACGGCGCCGCCACCCTCGCCGCCCACAACAACGAAGAGTCGGCCGAGGCCCTGCGTCTCCTCGGCGACACCGGCCGGCAGGCCATGGGAGAACTCCGCCGCGTCCTGGGGGTCCTGCGCGAGGGCCAGGACGACGAGCGGCTGCTCGGCCCGCAGCCGGGCATCCGCGACCTGGACCCCCTGCTGGCGCGGGTCCGCGCGGCGGGCCTGCCCGTGACCTATCGGACCGTGGGGGACCTGGGCGCGCTGGGCAGCGGCGTCCAGCTCACCGTGTACCGCATCGTCCAGGAGGCCCTGACCAACACGCTCAAGCACGCCGGTACGGGCTCCGCGGCCGAGGTCGGGGTGAGCGCCGAGGCCGCCACCGTACGCGTCCGGGTCGCCGACACCGGCGCGGCGACGGGGTCGCCCGGCCGGGCGGGGCCGGGGCCGGGCACCGACGGCCCGGGGCACGGTCTGGTCGGCGTCCGGCAGCGGGCCGCCATGTACGGCGGCACCGTAACCATCGGCCCCCGCGACACCGGACACGGCTGGATCGTGGACGTCCTGCTGGACGTACCCCCCGGACCACCCGTCCTGTCGGCATCAGGAGATCATCTGCCATGA